Proteins from a genomic interval of Beijerinckia indica subsp. indica ATCC 9039:
- a CDS encoding ABC transporter ATP-binding protein produces MDSSKSQTIINVRDLVVGFEDQTVLDHLSLDVKRGEILGVVGASGSGKSVLLRTIIGLVPKRAGRISILDNDRDEATPEKIREIERHWGIMFQQGALFSSLTVRQNVEFPMREHLNLSDRLRAEVARTKLGMVGLSPEDTEKYPSELSGGMTKRVALARALALDPQIVFLDEPTSGLDPIAASDFDTLIKTLQKTLGLTVFMVTHDLDSLHTVCNRIAALCDGKMVAEGSFDTMLASTHPWVKAYFQGTRARNATLSEPSSASRPN; encoded by the coding sequence ATGGACTCTTCGAAGTCTCAGACAATCATCAATGTGCGCGACCTTGTCGTCGGCTTTGAGGACCAGACTGTCCTTGATCATCTTTCACTCGATGTGAAAAGGGGAGAAATTCTGGGTGTTGTCGGTGCCTCGGGCAGCGGTAAATCGGTTTTGCTCCGCACGATCATTGGCCTCGTTCCCAAGCGCGCCGGCCGGATTTCGATTCTCGATAATGATCGTGACGAGGCAACACCGGAGAAGATCCGCGAAATCGAACGGCACTGGGGCATCATGTTTCAGCAAGGCGCGCTCTTTTCATCGCTGACCGTACGCCAGAATGTCGAATTTCCCATGCGGGAACATTTGAACCTGTCGGACAGGCTCAGGGCTGAGGTGGCGAGAACCAAGCTTGGCATGGTCGGACTTTCCCCGGAAGATACGGAAAAATATCCTTCGGAACTTTCGGGCGGCATGACGAAGCGTGTGGCATTGGCCCGGGCTCTGGCACTCGATCCACAAATTGTGTTTCTCGATGAGCCGACCTCTGGTCTCGATCCCATCGCGGCCAGTGATTTCGATACATTGATCAAAACATTACAAAAGACACTCGGTCTCACCGTCTTCATGGTGACACATGATCTCGACAGTCTCCATACGGTCTGTAATCGGATTGCCGCGCTGTGTGATGGCAAGATGGTCGCTGAAGGGTCTTTCGACACCATGCTGGCGTCCACCCATCCTTGGGTCAAGGCTTATTTCCAAGGCACCCGCGCGCGTAATGCAACGCTGAGCGAGCCCTCTTCCGCATCGAGGCCCAATTAA
- the rfbD gene encoding dTDP-4-dehydrorhamnose reductase encodes MAKSPDAPILVFGAGGQLGQEVMAQGSARGLPVQGVKRAEADIGDAAAVTAAIESRKPRLILNAAAFTAVDKAESEPEAAHLANVVGIEILAKAAARFDVPLVHISTDYVFDGSKQGAYVESDPIKPLGVYGATKAEGEARLRAAAPKHIILRTAWVFGPYGANFLKTMLRLAGERDLLRVVADQRGCPTATADIAAAVFAIDQALDAPAADLWGTYHFAGADATTWHAFADAIVEAQTRWSGRRPKVEAITTQDYPTPAKRPQNSELNSGLFAATFGYRAAPLAERIAETLASLRTAA; translated from the coding sequence TTGGCAAAGTCGCCTGATGCTCCGATCCTGGTCTTTGGCGCCGGCGGCCAATTGGGCCAGGAGGTTATGGCCCAAGGGTCTGCGCGCGGCCTGCCCGTTCAGGGTGTGAAGCGCGCCGAGGCCGATATTGGTGACGCCGCCGCTGTCACAGCGGCGATCGAGAGCCGCAAGCCGCGCCTGATCCTCAATGCCGCTGCCTTTACCGCCGTGGATAAGGCTGAAAGCGAACCCGAGGCCGCGCATCTTGCCAATGTCGTGGGTATTGAAATCCTCGCCAAGGCGGCCGCGCGTTTCGACGTGCCGCTCGTGCATATTTCCACCGATTATGTTTTTGACGGCTCGAAACAAGGAGCCTATGTCGAGAGTGATCCCATAAAGCCGCTTGGTGTCTATGGTGCGACCAAGGCCGAGGGCGAAGCCAGGCTGCGCGCGGCGGCGCCCAAACATATCATTTTGCGGACAGCCTGGGTGTTTGGCCCCTATGGAGCCAATTTTCTCAAAACCATGCTGCGGCTGGCGGGGGAACGCGATCTCTTGCGTGTCGTCGCCGATCAGCGCGGCTGCCCAACCGCGACGGCCGATATTGCCGCCGCTGTCTTTGCCATTGATCAAGCGCTCGATGCTCCTGCCGCCGATCTATGGGGCACCTATCATTTCGCCGGCGCGGATGCGACCACATGGCATGCATTCGCCGATGCGATCGTGGAGGCGCAGACCCGCTGGAGTGGCCGTCGTCCCAAGGTTGAGGCGATCACGACACAGGATTATCCGACGCCCGCGAAACGGCCACAGAATTCGGAACTCAACAGCGGCTTGTTTGCCGCGACTTTCGGCTATCGCGCCGCGCCTTTGGCGGAAAGGATCGCGGAAACCTTGGCAAGTCTTCGCACGGCCGCATAA
- a CDS encoding MlaE family lipid ABC transporter permease subunit → MASAVSLQSALRGETLNVIATGSWIGAHAAALEPLIEGVRRDGRGRTLSVDMRGVDEIDTFGACLLERLIQSWKAEGKETTITGLSDRFGDLVAEVDHVSRSMSQAAAKRTSLDSLRAFGRAAMDLWLDTRNFLVVLGRLVAVFLVVLRHPKKMRFTSLVAQLDRVGLQAVPIILLITFLIGGIIAQQGLFNFRKFGADTYVVDLLAFLVLRELGVLIVAIMVAGRSGSSYTAEIGSMKMREEIDALRTMGLDPVEVLLLPRVLALVLALPMLTFLGFMAALYGGGVVSWIYGGMSPPIFIERIRDAASLTQFEVGLIKAPFMALVIGVIACTEGLAVQGSAESLGLRTTSSVVKSIFLIIVLDGILDLFFAATGM, encoded by the coding sequence ATGGCGTCCGCTGTTTCCTTGCAAAGTGCCCTGCGGGGCGAGACGCTGAATGTCATCGCGACAGGTTCATGGATAGGTGCCCATGCCGCGGCGCTCGAACCTTTGATCGAAGGGGTCAGGCGCGATGGGCGAGGACGGACGCTCTCTGTCGACATGCGTGGCGTGGACGAGATCGATACATTCGGAGCCTGTCTTCTTGAACGTTTGATTCAGAGCTGGAAAGCGGAAGGCAAGGAGACCACGATCACTGGCCTTTCTGATCGATTTGGCGATCTCGTCGCCGAAGTGGATCATGTCAGCCGTTCGATGAGTCAAGCGGCTGCCAAAAGAACATCTCTCGATAGTCTGAGAGCATTCGGCCGCGCGGCCATGGACCTCTGGCTCGACACTAGAAATTTTCTCGTCGTGCTGGGCAGGCTGGTAGCCGTCTTTTTGGTTGTGTTGCGCCACCCGAAAAAAATGCGGTTTACCTCTCTCGTGGCCCAACTCGATCGCGTTGGTCTTCAGGCCGTACCGATTATCTTGCTGATCACTTTCTTGATCGGCGGCATTATCGCTCAACAGGGCCTTTTCAATTTCCGGAAATTCGGCGCCGATACTTATGTCGTCGATCTTCTTGCCTTTCTTGTGCTGCGTGAATTAGGCGTCCTCATCGTCGCCATCATGGTGGCGGGTCGTTCCGGCAGTTCCTATACCGCCGAGATCGGCTCCATGAAAATGCGCGAGGAGATTGACGCTTTGCGGACAATGGGATTGGACCCCGTGGAGGTCCTTCTCTTGCCACGGGTTCTCGCGCTCGTTCTGGCCTTGCCGATGCTGACGTTTCTCGGCTTCATGGCGGCTCTTTATGGCGGGGGAGTCGTCTCCTGGATCTATGGCGGCATGAGCCCGCCAATTTTTATAGAACGTATACGGGATGCGGCTTCGCTGACTCAATTTGAGGTCGGTCTGATCAAGGCGCCGTTCATGGCTCTTGTGATCGGTGTTATTGCTTGTACCGAAGGCCTTGCCGTCCAAGGCAGTGCTGAATCCTTGGGTCTGCGGACGACATCATCCGTGGTCAAATCGATTTTTCTCATTATCGTGCTTGATGGTATCCTCGATCTGTTCTTCGCCGCGACTGGAATGTAA
- the rfbB gene encoding dTDP-glucose 4,6-dehydratase has protein sequence MMARFLVTGGAGFIGSAVVRHLIEDTPHEVCVLDKLTYAGNLDNLEPVAKNPRYRFKQVDICDRAAVATLIASYQPRIIMHLAAESHVDRSIDGPAAFIETNLVGTFTLLEAARCFWQDLPGEEKAAFRFHHVSTDEVFGSLGADGFFQETTAYQPNSPYSASKAGSDHLVRAWGHTYGLPTVTSNCSNNYGPYHFPEKLIPLMILNALEGKPLPVYGNGQNIRDWLYVEDHARALVAIALAGRPGESYNVGGWNERANIDVVQAVCALVDEMAPDAAIGPREKLITFVTDRPGHDARYAIDATKIKQDLGWTPRETFETGLRKTVRWYLDHPEWWQRIRSGLYRGERLGALGGEGGAIGKVA, from the coding sequence ATGATGGCGCGTTTTCTCGTGACCGGCGGTGCCGGCTTCATTGGCTCGGCCGTGGTCCGTCACCTGATCGAGGATACGCCGCACGAGGTTTGCGTCCTCGACAAGCTCACTTATGCTGGCAATCTCGATAATCTCGAACCGGTTGCCAAAAATCCGCGCTATCGTTTCAAGCAGGTGGATATTTGTGACCGGGCTGCGGTCGCGACACTCATAGCCTCCTACCAGCCCCGGATCATCATGCATCTGGCGGCGGAAAGCCATGTCGATCGCTCAATCGATGGGCCAGCGGCCTTTATCGAAACCAATCTCGTCGGCACATTCACTTTGCTCGAGGCGGCGCGTTGTTTCTGGCAAGACCTGCCGGGTGAAGAGAAAGCCGCTTTCCGCTTCCATCATGTCTCGACCGATGAAGTGTTTGGATCCCTCGGCGCGGACGGGTTTTTCCAAGAGACCACCGCTTATCAGCCGAACTCGCCCTATTCCGCCTCGAAAGCCGGCTCTGATCATCTGGTGCGCGCCTGGGGCCATACTTATGGCCTGCCGACTGTGACCTCCAATTGTTCGAATAATTACGGGCCCTATCATTTCCCCGAAAAACTGATTCCCCTGATGATCCTGAATGCGCTGGAGGGAAAGCCCCTGCCCGTCTACGGCAATGGCCAGAACATCCGTGATTGGCTCTATGTCGAGGATCATGCCCGCGCGCTCGTCGCCATAGCGCTCGCGGGCAGGCCGGGTGAAAGTTATAATGTCGGTGGCTGGAATGAGCGTGCCAATATTGATGTCGTGCAGGCGGTCTGCGCACTCGTTGATGAAATGGCGCCCGATGCAGCGATCGGTCCGCGTGAGAAACTCATCACTTTCGTCACCGACCGGCCGGGGCATGACGCACGCTATGCGATCGATGCCACCAAGATCAAACAGGATCTCGGCTGGACGCCGCGCGAAACATTCGAGACGGGCTTGCGGAAAACGGTGCGCTGGTATCTCGATCATCCAGAATGGTGGCAACGCATACGCTCAGGCCTTTATCGCGGCGAAAGACTCGGCGCTCTTGGTGGTGAGGGAGGCGCTATTGGCAAAGTCGCCTGA
- the rfbC gene encoding dTDP-4-dehydrorhamnose 3,5-epimerase, producing MALTVEKLAIPDVLLIRPKKFGDARGYFAETYNARAYCEAGIDCVFVQDNQSLSVEKGTIRGLHFQVPPEPQAKLVRVLRGAILDVAVDLRRGSPHYGQWCGATLTAEEGEQLFVPRGFAHGFCTLMPETEVAYKVDGFYAPGCDAGLRYDDPDINIPWPLDGKAAMISDKDGKLPFLRDFKSPFTFEVPA from the coding sequence ATGGCCTTGACCGTCGAAAAACTCGCAATTCCGGATGTCTTGCTGATTCGCCCCAAAAAATTCGGGGATGCGCGCGGCTATTTTGCCGAAACTTATAATGCCCGCGCCTATTGCGAAGCCGGAATCGATTGCGTCTTTGTGCAAGACAATCAATCGCTGTCCGTGGAGAAGGGCACGATCCGTGGCCTGCACTTCCAGGTGCCGCCAGAGCCGCAGGCCAAATTGGTCCGCGTCTTGCGCGGCGCCATTCTCGATGTCGCGGTCGATCTGCGGCGCGGGAGCCCGCATTACGGTCAATGGTGCGGTGCGACTTTGACCGCCGAGGAAGGAGAACAGCTCTTCGTCCCACGCGGCTTCGCGCATGGCTTCTGCACGCTCATGCCCGAGACCGAAGTTGCCTATAAGGTCGATGGTTTCTATGCGCCCGGCTGCGACGCGGGCCTGCGTTATGATGATCCCGATATCAATATCCCCTGGCCGCTCGATGGGAAAGCGGCGATGATCTCGGATAAGGACGGCAAGCTCCCCTTCCTGCGTGATTTCAAGTCTCCCTTCACTTTCGAGGTGCCGGCATGA
- a CDS encoding YraN family protein → MKSRKEARRRAHRFGLWAESLAILWLRMRFYRILDRRFFVKGGEIDIVAHRGDTIAFIEVKARPTLDEALLAIDAVKRRRLSLAARYWLAAHPWAASHVLRGDALCIAPWCWPRHIPAAIPLDIG, encoded by the coding sequence GTGAAATCTAGAAAAGAAGCCCGCCGACGCGCGCACCGCTTTGGCCTTTGGGCGGAATCGCTCGCCATCCTCTGGCTACGCATGCGCTTCTATCGCATTCTCGATCGTCGTTTTTTCGTCAAAGGCGGTGAAATCGACATTGTCGCGCACCGGGGCGATACGATCGCTTTTATCGAGGTCAAGGCGCGCCCGACCCTGGATGAGGCTTTGCTGGCGATTGATGCCGTCAAGCGCCGCCGCCTGTCGCTCGCGGCCCGCTATTGGCTCGCCGCCCATCCTTGGGCCGCGTCCCATGTGTTGCGCGGTGATGCACTCTGCATTGCGCCCTGGTGCTGGCCGCGCCATATACCAGCCGCCATCCCGTTGGATATCGGCTAA
- the rsmI gene encoding 16S rRNA (cytidine(1402)-2'-O)-methyltransferase, whose protein sequence is MNDIKEHKGDSPARGDFTALGLRAEAEPLRPGLYVVATPIGNLADISLRALSTLAAADAVLAEDTRVTKILLAHYGIATPLVAYHEHNAAVMRPHLLARLERGAALALVSDAGTPLISDPGFKLVAEALERQIAVTSVPGASAVLAALVVAGLPTDRFFFEGFLPVKSGPRRQRISALAAVPGTLVFFESPRRVAETLADLAAVLGDRPCALARELTKYFETVRRGTLSELATTLAEEPPPKGEIVLLVGGPTETEEASAEDLDAQLGKALETLSVKDAAAVVAAATGQPRRKVYARALELTTRGS, encoded by the coding sequence ATGAACGACATCAAGGAGCATAAGGGAGACTCCCCGGCACGCGGTGATTTCACCGCTTTGGGCCTGCGGGCCGAAGCCGAGCCCTTGCGCCCCGGCCTTTATGTGGTGGCGACGCCAATCGGCAATCTCGCCGATATTTCGCTCCGCGCGCTTTCGACCCTCGCCGCCGCCGATGCCGTCCTTGCCGAGGATACGCGCGTCACCAAAATTCTGCTTGCCCATTACGGCATTGCGACGCCGCTCGTCGCCTATCACGAACATAATGCCGCTGTGATGCGTCCGCATCTTCTCGCTCGGCTCGAACGAGGCGCGGCCCTGGCGCTCGTGTCGGACGCGGGAACACCGTTGATTTCCGATCCTGGTTTCAAGCTCGTCGCCGAGGCTTTGGAACGGCAGATCGCCGTCACGTCGGTGCCGGGAGCCTCGGCGGTTCTCGCCGCCCTCGTCGTCGCCGGCCTGCCGACGGATCGTTTCTTTTTCGAGGGTTTTTTGCCGGTCAAATCCGGACCGCGCCGGCAACGAATCAGTGCCTTGGCCGCTGTTCCTGGCACGCTCGTCTTTTTCGAATCGCCGCGCCGGGTGGCCGAAACCCTCGCCGATCTCGCCGCCGTATTGGGCGATCGGCCTTGCGCTTTGGCGCGAGAACTCACCAAATATTTTGAAACCGTGCGGCGCGGGACCCTGAGCGAACTGGCTACGACTTTGGCCGAGGAACCGCCACCCAAGGGCGAGATCGTGCTGCTGGTCGGGGGGCCGACAGAAACAGAGGAAGCCTCCGCCGAGGATCTTGACGCACAGCTTGGCAAGGCGCTCGAAACCCTGTCGGTCAAGGATGCCGCCGCTGTCGTGGCCGCGGCGACCGGCCAGCCGCGCCGCAAGGTCTATGCGCGGGCGCTCGAACTGACGACGCGCGGCTCGTGA
- a CDS encoding NUDIX hydrolase has protein sequence MERFGDISTPLAALPPRRVADSEQGISANLIAVLAAVTCGEPRVLTIQDQNALPSGPFQLAHRSLQAGLRAWVERQTHLPLGYVEQLYTFADRDRGKASAGASEQPAISISYLGLTREQPASGEYEASWRSWYLYFPWEDHRTGVPPMIEESLLPRLESWAMGDRSLAQDRWQRIAMTFGLEGRAWNEELVLQRYELLYEAGLIPEAWRDGAAILPTVGGRPMILDHRRILATGIARLRAKIKYHPVVFELMPETFTLLQLQRCVEALAGRLVHKQNFRRLIEQQELVEETGETTPDTGGRPAKLFRFRREVLAERAIVGTKLPIQRA, from the coding sequence ATGGAAAGGTTTGGTGATATTTCCACTCCTCTTGCTGCTCTGCCACCCCGCCGCGTCGCGGATTCCGAGCAGGGAATTTCCGCCAATCTCATCGCGGTCCTGGCCGCCGTCACCTGCGGCGAGCCGCGGGTCCTGACGATCCAGGATCAGAATGCGCTTCCCTCTGGTCCCTTCCAATTGGCGCATCGTTCCTTGCAAGCCGGCCTGCGCGCCTGGGTTGAACGCCAGACTCATCTGCCTTTGGGCTATGTCGAGCAGCTTTATACGTTCGCGGATCGGGATAGGGGCAAGGCTTCGGCCGGCGCGTCCGAACAGCCGGCCATTTCGATCAGCTATTTGGGCCTGACCCGCGAACAGCCGGCTTCGGGCGAATATGAGGCGAGCTGGCGCAGTTGGTATCTCTATTTTCCCTGGGAGGATCATCGCACCGGTGTACCGCCCATGATCGAGGAGAGCTTGCTGCCGCGCCTGGAGAGTTGGGCCATGGGCGACAGAAGCCTTGCCCAAGACCGCTGGCAAAGAATTGCCATGACCTTTGGTCTTGAGGGACGGGCCTGGAACGAGGAACTCGTCCTACAGCGTTATGAATTGCTCTATGAGGCGGGCCTCATTCCCGAAGCCTGGCGGGACGGCGCCGCTATATTGCCAACGGTCGGGGGCCGGCCGATGATTCTCGACCATCGGCGGATTCTCGCGACCGGCATCGCACGGCTCAGGGCGAAGATCAAATATCACCCAGTTGTGTTCGAACTGATGCCGGAAACTTTTACCCTGCTGCAATTGCAACGGTGCGTCGAGGCCCTGGCGGGGCGGCTGGTGCATAAGCAGAATTTTCGCCGCCTGATCGAGCAGCAGGAACTGGTCGAGGAAACCGGTGAAACCACGCCCGATACAGGTGGCAGACCGGCTAAACTCTTCCGTTTCCGGCGCGAGGTTTTGGCTGAAAGGGCAATCGTTGGGACCAAGCTCCCCATTCAGCGGGCTTGA
- a CDS encoding ABC-type transport auxiliary lipoprotein family protein — protein METTARYLWVGLFSLAVIAAGFILYLWSHNSGGLAKHSYYQVRFAGPVSGLQTGSTVQFNGIRVGEVTALALDARDPSSLTATIAIAPGTPVRSDTKIDINFQGLLGTPAIALSGGTLTAPELHGSETQPPLLRADALTGQDLTQAARAALQHINKILDDNADSLKGTLGNLKTFTDVLARNTGDFDKIIAGLVKLAGGGPEAKPKPVYDLTVTQATPAPAPKGKKLGQIVIAEPTTTVVFDTQRLLARSKDGEFTPQGEMQWADSIPKLVQEKMVQSFENEGLIGSVTAPVEGVTRQYQLLTDIRNFAVTSDSRPSADVELSVKLMNEEGHVIAGKIFHVTVPVESEDTSKVVAAFSQAFNQAMTELISWTRQTIAG, from the coding sequence ATGGAAACAACGGCGCGCTATCTTTGGGTTGGATTGTTCTCGCTGGCGGTCATCGCGGCGGGGTTCATCCTTTATCTCTGGTCGCATAATAGCGGCGGGCTGGCCAAGCATTCCTATTATCAGGTTCGTTTTGCGGGACCGGTCTCCGGCTTGCAGACGGGCTCCACAGTGCAATTCAATGGCATCCGCGTCGGCGAAGTCACCGCCCTGGCGCTTGATGCGCGCGACCCTTCGAGCCTCACGGCAACAATAGCCATTGCCCCCGGGACACCCGTCAGGTCGGATACAAAGATCGACATCAATTTCCAGGGATTGTTGGGAACACCCGCGATCGCCTTGAGCGGTGGGACATTGACGGCGCCTGAGCTGCATGGCTCGGAAACCCAGCCTCCTCTCCTCAGGGCCGATGCCTTAACGGGACAGGATCTTACGCAAGCCGCGCGGGCCGCGCTTCAGCACATTAACAAAATTCTCGATGATAATGCTGATTCCTTGAAAGGAACACTCGGTAATCTGAAAACCTTTACTGATGTCCTTGCCCGCAATACCGGCGATTTCGATAAAATCATTGCCGGCCTCGTCAAACTGGCGGGTGGAGGGCCGGAGGCGAAGCCAAAACCTGTCTACGATTTGACAGTGACACAGGCCACTCCCGCGCCCGCGCCGAAAGGCAAGAAGCTCGGCCAGATCGTCATCGCGGAACCGACGACCACCGTCGTCTTCGACACGCAACGCCTCTTGGCGCGCTCAAAGGATGGCGAGTTTACACCGCAAGGCGAAATGCAATGGGCGGATTCGATCCCGAAGCTCGTCCAGGAAAAGATGGTACAAAGTTTCGAGAATGAAGGGTTGATCGGCTCGGTGACCGCTCCTGTCGAGGGCGTAACCCGCCAATATCAGCTGCTGACCGATATCAGAAACTTTGCCGTCACATCGGACTCTCGTCCATCAGCCGATGTCGAACTCTCGGTCAAACTGATGAACGAGGAAGGGCATGTGATCGCCGGTAAGATTTTCCATGTCACCGTTCCGGTCGAGAGCGAGGATACGTCGAAAGTGGTTGCCGCTTTTAGTCAGGCCTTCAATCAAGCCATGACTGAACTCATTAGCTGGACAAGGCAAACGATTGCGGGGTGA
- a CDS encoding L-aspartate oxidase, with amino-acid sequence MTQSRMTEFHDVGGAPIIIGGGIAGLMTALTLAPRPVVLLAKSPLGHEASSVLAQGGVAVSLDADDSVDLHLADTLAAGDGLCDAAAARAILAAGPAMIEELVRLGVPFDRDAKGELALGLEAAHSRRRIVHAGGDSTGHAIVKTLMARIQATPSVTLIERVAARRILVEDGGVVGVLANTHCGPVVFPTDKVIIATGGIGALYEYGTNPAGSFGQGLALAARAGAIMGDLEFVQFHPTALDSDSFPLKLISEAVRGEGAILVDEQGHRFMSGVPGGELAPRDVVARAVWKQMQAGHKVFLDAREKPGVDFPKRFPAVTALCKAAGIDPVRQPIPIRPAAHYHMGGIKVDGSGRSSIDGLWACGEAACTGLHGANRLASNSLLEAAVCGRRVAEDIAGGKIKGKSLLRARAERQANAVPAPGPSDPALVRPIVSRGIGVLRDAQGLREAIADLYPLATGETPASDAATVGLMIAVAALRREESRGAHMRTDFPNHASEARRTSLCLEDALAQARENLPEPVV; translated from the coding sequence ATGACCCAGTCCCGGATGACCGAATTTCACGATGTCGGGGGCGCACCGATCATCATCGGCGGCGGCATTGCGGGGCTGATGACGGCGCTGACACTGGCGCCGCGGCCCGTCGTCCTTCTGGCCAAATCGCCGCTTGGCCATGAAGCGTCGAGCGTGCTCGCGCAGGGCGGCGTTGCCGTGAGCCTTGACGCCGATGATAGCGTCGATCTCCATCTCGCCGATACTTTGGCGGCGGGCGATGGTCTTTGCGATGCGGCGGCGGCGCGCGCCATCCTTGCCGCCGGGCCCGCCATGATCGAGGAATTGGTGCGCCTCGGCGTGCCTTTCGACCGCGATGCCAAGGGCGAACTTGCGCTCGGCCTTGAGGCTGCTCATAGCCGGAGGCGCATCGTTCATGCGGGCGGTGATTCGACGGGGCACGCGATCGTCAAAACCTTGATGGCCCGCATTCAGGCAACGCCTTCGGTCACTTTGATCGAACGGGTAGCAGCGCGCCGGATCCTCGTCGAGGATGGGGGCGTGGTTGGCGTCCTCGCCAATACGCATTGCGGTCCGGTGGTGTTTCCGACCGATAAAGTGATCATTGCAACAGGCGGCATCGGTGCCCTTTATGAATATGGGACCAATCCCGCCGGTTCTTTTGGCCAGGGGCTGGCGCTCGCTGCGCGGGCTGGTGCGATCATGGGCGATCTTGAATTCGTTCAGTTCCATCCGACCGCGCTCGATAGCGATTCATTTCCGCTGAAACTGATCAGCGAGGCGGTGCGCGGCGAAGGCGCCATCCTTGTCGATGAGCAAGGGCATCGTTTCATGAGTGGCGTGCCGGGGGGGGAACTCGCCCCGCGCGATGTCGTGGCGCGCGCCGTCTGGAAACAGATGCAGGCGGGACATAAAGTCTTTCTCGATGCGCGTGAAAAACCGGGCGTGGATTTTCCAAAGCGTTTCCCGGCCGTCACCGCCTTGTGCAAGGCCGCGGGCATCGATCCCGTGCGCCAGCCGATCCCGATCCGTCCGGCGGCGCATTATCATATGGGCGGCATCAAGGTGGATGGTTCAGGCCGCTCCTCGATCGACGGCCTTTGGGCTTGCGGCGAGGCCGCCTGCACGGGCCTCCACGGCGCCAATCGGCTGGCCAGCAATTCGCTCCTCGAAGCCGCTGTCTGCGGCCGCCGCGTTGCCGAAGATATTGCGGGCGGCAAGATCAAGGGCAAGTCACTGCTCCGGGCGCGAGCCGAGCGGCAGGCCAATGCCGTGCCGGCACCGGGGCCGAGCGATCCTGCATTGGTGCGGCCGATTGTTTCGCGCGGAATCGGCGTGTTGCGGGACGCTCAAGGCCTGCGCGAAGCCATAGCGGATCTTTATCCGCTCGCGACCGGCGAAACACCCGCCAGTGATGCGGCGACAGTCGGCCTGATGATCGCCGTTGCAGCACTTCGGCGAGAGGAAAGCCGCGGTGCACATATGCGCACGGATTTCCCCAACCACGCCTCCGAAGCCAGGCGCACGAGCCTGTGTCTTGAGGATGCTTTGGCGCAAGCGCGTGAAAATTTGCCGGAACCCGTCGTTTAA
- the nadA gene encoding quinolinate synthase NadA, with amino-acid sequence MDMAPETLDAALDVTISMERQDAAVPELLLHGLESPEARDLPARDLYAKLRHTIPAFEWPVYAQEIDAIMTLKERRNAVVLAHNYQTPDIYHCVSDLVGDSLALAREAMNVEADVIVLAGVHFMAETAKLLNPEKTVLIPDLGAGCSLAESITPEDVRALRRRYPGVPIVTYVNTSAAVKAESDICCTSGNAKAVVESLGVPRVIMIPDEYLAQNIAAETGVEIITWKGHCEVHERFEPEDIRQLREDYPGVTVLAHPECPPEVVKEADFSGSTAMMSAYVAREKPQRVVLLTECSMSDNVAVHHPDLEFIRPCNLCPHMKKITLGNIRHALETMTHEVTIDPEVAGRARLAVERMLAVK; translated from the coding sequence ATGGATATGGCCCCAGAGACGCTCGATGCGGCCCTGGATGTGACGATTTCTATGGAGCGGCAGGACGCCGCCGTGCCGGAACTGCTGTTACATGGTCTCGAATCGCCCGAGGCCCGTGATCTTCCGGCGCGTGATCTCTATGCGAAGCTCCGCCATACGATTCCCGCGTTCGAATGGCCTGTTTACGCGCAAGAGATTGACGCCATTATGACGTTGAAGGAACGGCGCAATGCCGTCGTGCTCGCGCATAATTACCAGACGCCGGATATTTACCATTGCGTCTCTGATCTCGTCGGAGACAGTCTCGCCTTGGCGCGCGAGGCGATGAACGTCGAGGCTGATGTCATTGTGCTGGCCGGCGTGCATTTCATGGCTGAGACGGCGAAACTTCTCAATCCGGAGAAAACCGTCCTTATTCCCGATCTCGGCGCCGGCTGCTCCTTGGCCGAATCAATCACGCCCGAAGATGTGCGCGCCTTGCGCCGCCGCTATCCCGGCGTGCCGATTGTCACTTATGTGAACACCTCGGCCGCCGTGAAGGCCGAATCGGACATTTGCTGCACCTCCGGCAATGCCAAGGCTGTGGTGGAATCTTTGGGCGTGCCGCGCGTCATCATGATCCCGGACGAATATCTGGCGCAGAATATTGCCGCCGAGACGGGCGTCGAGATCATCACCTGGAAAGGCCATTGCGAGGTGCATGAGCGCTTCGAGCCCGAGGATATCCGGCAATTGCGCGAGGATTATCCTGGTGTGACGGTGCTTGCTCATCCCGAATGCCCGCCCGAGGTCGTGAAGGAAGCCGATTTTTCCGGTTCGACCGCGATGATGTCGGCCTATGTCGCACGCGAGAAGCCGCAGCGCGTCGTGCTCCTGACGGAATGTTCGATGAGCGATAATGTCGCGGTCCATCACCCGGATCTCGAATTCATTCGTCCCTGCAATCTCTGCCCGCATATGAAGAAAATCACCTTGGGCAACATCCGCCATGCGCTGGAGACGATGACGCATGAAGTGACGATCGACCCGGAAGTGGCCGGGCGGGCGCGTCTTGCCGTCGAGCGCATGCTGGCCGTGAAATGA